The following is a genomic window from Streptomyces sp. BHT-5-2.
GGCGGACCGGCCTGCGCCGGCGGAGCCATCGGCGACGCGGGCGGCATCCCCGGACCGGCAGCCGGCGGCATGCCGGGACCACCGGGGCCGCCCGGGCCACCGGACATCGCGGCACCCTCCGCGAGCATCGTCGCCGCGGCATGCACCCCGCCCCCGGGGCCGGGGCCGGCAGCACCCGGCGGCGGCGCGGGCGGCGGAGGCGGCCCGTCCTGCCCGCCGGGACCGTGACCGCCCGCGGCCGCGCCGGGCTTGCCGGACGCCCCCGGCGGCTTGGGCGCACCGATCGGCCCAGGAGGAGGCGGCGGAGGCATACCGGGGCCGGCACCACCGGGCCCGCCAGGGCCACCGGAAGTGCCGGGGTGCCCCGCCGCTCCGCCCGGCCCGGGCGCGGCCGACCGAAGCGCCGCACCGTCCGCGAGCATCGTCGCGGCAGCGTGCACCCCACCGCGGGCGCCACCCGCGCCACCAGCGGCCCCGGCTCCCTCAGCGCCACCGGCGCCGGAACCGGAACCGGAAGCGGAACCAGGACCGGAAGTCGAACCGGAACCTGAACCGGCAGCACCGGAGCCATCGGCCGCCCCCGCACCGGTTCCGTCCACCGCACTCAAGTCCAGCTCGGCAGCGTCCAGTTGGGACACCAGCTGCGTCGGTACGTAACCGCCGGCCGGCGTGCCGGCCGCACCCGGCCCGGACGACGCCGGACCAGCCGCCGGACCCGAAGCCGCCGGGCCGTCGCCAGGACGCGCGTCCGGCGGTGGCGGCACATCGGCGATCGGCGCCCCGGTCGGCGGCGGCAGGTCGCGCAGCGCACCCGACGTCGCCCCCGGCGCCCCCGGCGCCCCGGAAGACGCGGACGACGCGGGCGGAGCCGGTGGCACAACGGGCGGCGCGGGCGGCATCGGCGGCGGCGCGGGCGGCATCGGCGGCAGCCCCCCGGGAACGCCCGCACCCGACTGGCCGGCCCCGTCGCCGACCGGCGGCGGCACCTCGGGCGAGATACGGGTACGCGGCAACTGGCTGCCGCCCCGTAGCAGTTCGGTCTTGGCGTCGGGCCGCACCCGCGGCGCCGCCGGGGCGTCCTCGTCGTCGGAACCGGCGAGCGGCGGTGCGAACACCGTCTGCGGCGGCGCCACCGAACGGTCCTCGCCGTCCCCGCCCGCGGTGGTGTCCGCGGCCGCCCACGACGTGTCGTCCACCGCACCGCCCCCGGCAGCACCACCGGACGCCGCAGCCGCCGCAGCCGCGCCGGAATCCGCCCCGGCCCCGGTGCCCCCCTTCCCCGCGCCGATCCCCATCGCGTCCGCCGCCTCCTGCAACCACTCCGGCGGCGTCAGCAGGAACGACGTGGCCTCCAGGTCGATCCGCTGCGGCGGCTCCGCCGCCCCTTGGCCGCCGTCCGCCGGCGCGCCGTACTCCTCCTCGTAGCGGCGGATCACCTCGCCCACCGGCAGCCCCGGCCACAGCGTCGTCTCACCGCTGTCCCGGGCGATCACCAGCCGGCTGCGGCCGCCCTCACCGACCGGACCGCCCTCACGGTCCTCCGCCCAGGCCACGAAACCCAGCGTGAACTCCCGTACCCGCACCTCGCGGTGGAGCTCCGACGGCACCTCGCCGTTCACCCACCGCTCCGCGCGCTCCTGCGCCTGCGCGAACGTCACCACCGCGATCAGCCCTCCACCGGCACGGCGTACGCGAAACCGCCGTCCACCATCAGGTTCGCCACCGTCTCCAACTCCGGCGGATCGCCCGCCAGCCGCAGCAGGAAGTCATCGAAATCCGCACCGCACGGCAACATCAGCCGCTCCACCCGCTCCTGCACCGACCATCCGTCCCGGTCCCGGGCGTCGTCGTACGGACAGAACCACACCGAGCCCAACGCCTCACCGCGCACCTTCACCGCGACCACACCGCCCTGCACGAACGCCACCCCCAGGTAGTCCTTGGTGAAATGGTCGCGCAGGCACTTGTTCACATAGACCAGATCATTGACCGCGGCGTCGTCGCGCACCGCGAAGAACGGCTGGTCCACCAGAAGCCCCAGCTCCGCGTCAAGCGCCGCCCCCACCGGCGCGCACCCGCCCGCCGCCTTCAGGAACGACCGGTACGCCCCCGGCAGCCGGTACCCCAGCGCCTCCTCGGCCTGCGTCACCTGCTCCTCGCCCACCGCCAGCTCCCGCCGCGGCAGCCCGAAATGCACCGGACGCGTCTCCTGCAACGGCCGGGTGCCCCGCTTGTCGTGCGCCACCGCCGTCGTCGCCAGCCCCGCGTGGTGCCGCAGCAGCGCCTTCACCTCGACCGGGACCAGCTCCATCCGCCGCGTCCCCGCCACGTGGTGCCACGTCCAGCCGTGCGGCGTCGCCACCGCCGGCACATCTATCCACAGCTCGTGCCCCTGCGCGTGCAGCGCCGCGTTCGCCGACACGAAGTCCGTCAGCCGCAACTCGTCGACGCCGAAACCCTCCGGCGGCTCCGCGATCTCGGCCGCCGCCCGGGCGTACGGTGAGAAGTCCGGGAAGCCGTTCCCGTCCATCCGCACCCCGGCCGGATACCGCGCGGCACGCACCGGATCCGGGAAATGCACGACCTGCCCGGCATAGGCCGAGTTCGGTGGCACGGGACGTCCTCCGGCCTGGAGGCCGGGGTGCGTCCCCAGTCCTTGCCGACCTGTCGTCATCGCGGTTGCCCCCTGGCTGAAGCTGGCTTTGGGGCACAGCCTATGCGGTGCCGCAACAGCCCCCTGCCCGCCCGTCGCCCGACCACACAACCCCCACCGTCACCGCTCCGCGACGACACCTCCCGTCCTGTGCCCGCACCGCACCGTCAGCCCCACGCCACCCCCGCGTCACCCTCCGCCCGGCACCCCCCGGCACCACCCGGCCGCACCCCGCCCACCAGCCCCGTTACCGGACAACCGACGAACCGTCACACCCCAGTGACATCCCCGACAGCGCGTCCGACTACCGCAACACCCAGCACATTTGGCAATCTGACCTCCGCAAACCGGGGGATTGCAGGGAGGGAAGCACCACCATGAGCACCACCGCACACCACACGACCACCGCCGACCCACGAGCCGGCGGCGACCCCCGCATCGGCTGGAGCGGCACCGCGGACACCGACCGCGCCCCCGCCCTCCGCCACCGCCGCGACGGCATCCTCCCCACCATCGGCGCCGCGTTGTCCGTACGCGGACAAACCCTCACCTGTACGGCGAGCAAAGCCGAACAGCCCCCCACCCACCACCCCCTCGTCCAGGACTTCCTCGACACCCTCACCACCGCACAACGCGACCGCTTCACCGGCCGATGCCCCGAAGCTGTCCTCCTCTCCCGCCACCTCACCGCCGTCGAGACCAACCGCGGCAAACGCGCCTCCCGCAAACCCCTCACCAAGGGCGAAGCCCGCCGCTCCCTGAAACACTCCAAGATCACCGCACGTCACATCCGCGAGGACGGCGACCCCCAGCACGGCAGCTACGCACCACCCTGCCGCTCCTGCGACGCCCTCCTCGCCCACTTCGGCGTCATGCCCATCGGGGCCACGACGCCCCAAGGGAGCTGACCGCCACCATGCCGACCACCCCCGCCGCCGACGGCCCCGCACCCGCCCGCTTCCCCACCGCCGTCGACACCGCCCTCCAGCAAGCCGGCTGGCAGCCCGGCCGCTGGGACATACAGCAGGCCGAACACTGGGCCGACACCCTCCGCAACCACACCTCCCCCGCCGGCCACCGCCACGCCGTCTTCCCCGCCGCCGTCGAAGCCTGGGCCGAATTCGGCGGCCTGCGCATCACCGGACCCGGCCCCGGCCGCCACATCGCCCCCACCCCCTTCGCCATCGACCCCCTCCTCGGCCTCCACCTCGCCCGCACCCTCGGCGACCTCGGCCGCGCCCTCGACACCGACGTCGCCCCCCTCGGCCAGGAACAACTCCCCGACACCAAGGCCACCCGCGGCACCACCCACCCCCAGGCCACCCTCGCCATCGACACCCAGGGCCGCGTCTACAGCCTCGACCACACCGGCGATTGGTACCTCGGCCCCGACCTCGACCAGGCCCTCGGCACCCTCGTCCTCGGCACCCGCCCCAGCCGCCTCACCCTCTCCGGCGACTG
Proteins encoded in this region:
- a CDS encoding YwqJ-related putative deaminase, translating into MSTTAHHTTTADPRAGGDPRIGWSGTADTDRAPALRHRRDGILPTIGAALSVRGQTLTCTASKAEQPPTHHPLVQDFLDTLTTAQRDRFTGRCPEAVLLSRHLTAVETNRGKRASRKPLTKGEARRSLKHSKITARHIREDGDPQHGSYAPPCRSCDALLAHFGVMPIGATTPQGS
- a CDS encoding SUKH-4 family immunity protein, which translates into the protein MVTFAQAQERAERWVNGEVPSELHREVRVREFTLGFVAWAEDREGGPVGEGGRSRLVIARDSGETTLWPGLPVGEVIRRYEEEYGAPADGGQGAAEPPQRIDLEATSFLLTPPEWLQEAADAMGIGAGKGGTGAGADSGAAAAAAASGGAAGGGAVDDTSWAAADTTAGGDGEDRSVAPPQTVFAPPLAGSDDEDAPAAPRVRPDAKTELLRGGSQLPRTRISPEVPPPVGDGAGQSGAGVPGGLPPMPPAPPPMPPAPPVVPPAPPASSASSGAPGAPGATSGALRDLPPPTGAPIADVPPPPDARPGDGPAASGPAAGPASSGPGAAGTPAGGYVPTQLVSQLDAAELDLSAVDGTGAGAADGSGAAGSGSGSTSGPGSASGSGSGAGGAEGAGAAGGAGGARGGVHAAATMLADGAALRSAAPGPGGAAGHPGTSGGPGGPGGAGPGMPPPPPPGPIGAPKPPGASGKPGAAAGGHGPGGQDGPPPPPAPPPGAAGPGPGGGVHAAATMLAEGAAMSGGPGGPGGPGMPPAAGPGMPPASPMAPPAQAGPPPAPGPIPAPGPPPAPSPGPAPQGAPAPGAPGPGGGPGTPGAYGYPPAPSGQPTVGPGYMAVLSYRAPDGSEQKIVRRSAPGTPHPEWQLLHELRAMNVPPQQVVELHTELECCELPGGYCARMVRENWPQVRISHTAAYGTDHASRQQGVRHLIEHQGELHQVADGPARPAPVRAPLPHPSQVQPAPPVPPQAIGHELEQAFGPQGIFRFDQRAVSRQGVPDVVAQTLVWAGLPVDFGPFFWAQAQPGRPVPTLAELAAERMVQPAPDAGSYLVMGNDFGRQLCVQYGTANIVAVPLEAGPGGQSVAPQFVNTGLPEFVRCLAMLGRMWRLRYGLTPEQAGRWTVDFQAQLVALDPAALGSPETWWAVLLEQMWDGLL
- a CDS encoding HNH endonuclease, which codes for MTTGRQGLGTHPGLQAGGRPVPPNSAYAGQVVHFPDPVRAARYPAGVRMDGNGFPDFSPYARAAAEIAEPPEGFGVDELRLTDFVSANAALHAQGHELWIDVPAVATPHGWTWHHVAGTRRMELVPVEVKALLRHHAGLATTAVAHDKRGTRPLQETRPVHFGLPRRELAVGEEQVTQAEEALGYRLPGAYRSFLKAAGGCAPVGAALDAELGLLVDQPFFAVRDDAAVNDLVYVNKCLRDHFTKDYLGVAFVQGGVVAVKVRGEALGSVWFCPYDDARDRDGWSVQERVERLMLPCGADFDDFLLRLAGDPPELETVANLMVDGGFAYAVPVEG
- a CDS encoding SUKH-3 domain-containing protein, which codes for MPTTPAADGPAPARFPTAVDTALQQAGWQPGRWDIQQAEHWADTLRNHTSPAGHRHAVFPAAVEAWAEFGGLRITGPGPGRHIAPTPFAIDPLLGLHLARTLGDLGRALDTDVAPLGQEQLPDTKATRGTTHPQATLAIDTQGRVYSLDHTGDWYLGPDLDQALGTLVLGTRPSRLTLSGD